One window from the genome of Schistocerca piceifrons isolate TAMUIC-IGC-003096 chromosome 1, iqSchPice1.1, whole genome shotgun sequence encodes:
- the LOC124776561 gene encoding uncharacterized protein LOC124776561: MAVKYFKYLLEGRDFVIYNDHAPLTYAFQQNEKFTTDLRRISGKAYVVADNFSRLEELVPTGKQLWCDVPTKSIRPCIPEQFRYAIFQHYHNWAHPSIKTTVKMITSRCVRMNMKKDIANWSRAGNACQKKNNVSRHVDSPIGHFPNTDERFKVINLDLIGPMPPSDEYTYCLTCIDRVTNWAELLQALSKRCGCNQTQTTAYHPQSNAKIEKFHRTLNAAIRSHSTTKWTQTIPAILLGLRYSIRENANATIAEMVYGLPIKIPGDLFQEVGTKRDSDLP, from the exons ATGGCAGTCAAGTATTTCAAATATCTGTTAGAAGGTAGAGACTTTGTTATTTATAATGATCATGCCCCTCTAACATATGCATTCCAGCAGAATGAGAAA TTTACAACAGATTTGCGACGTATTTCTGGTAAAGCATACGTTGTGGCTGATAACTTTTCAAGGCTTGAAGAATTGGTTCCA ACAGGAAAGCAATTGTGGTGTGATGTCCCGACAAAAAGTATTCGACCTTGTATTCCTGAACAATTCCGTtatgctatttttcaacattatcataATTGGGCTCATCCAAGTATCAAGACAACTGTAAAAATGATTACATCAAGATGTGTCAGGATGAATATGAAAAAGGACATTGCAAATTGGTCACGAGCAGGTAATgcttgtcaaaaaaaaaacaacgtaTCACGACATGTGGATTCACCAATAGGACACTTTCCCAACACTGATGAACGTTTTAAAGTAATTAATCTGGATTTGATAGGGCCAATGCCCCCTTCTGATGAATATACGTATTGCTTAACATGCATCGATAGAGTAACGAACTGGGCAGAG CTACTTCAAGCACTATCAAAAAGATGTGGTTGTAATCAAACTCAAACTACTGCATATCATCCTCAATCCAATGCGAAAATAGAAAAATTTCATCGCACACTTAATGCAGCAATCCGTTCACATTCAACTACAAAATGGACTCAAACAATACCTGCAATCCTTCTCGGTCTTCGTTACTCAATCAGAGAAAACGCGAATGCTACGATAGCAGAAATGGTTTATGGTTTACCCATCAAGATACCTGGAGATTTGTTTCAAGAAGTCGGAACAAAAAGGGATTCAGACTTACCCTAG